A genomic region of Pelodiscus sinensis isolate JC-2024 chromosome 1, ASM4963464v1, whole genome shotgun sequence contains the following coding sequences:
- the LOC102443992 gene encoding olfactory receptor 51A4-like, translated as MVAFNHTSAGPAVFLLMGIPGLEQAHGWLAIPLCALYIVAVLGNSIILLIIRSEPSLQQPMYYFLSMLALTDLGLSASTLPTMLSIFLFNSQEVSVDACFAQLFSIHTFSIMESAVLLVMAFDRFVAIHMPLRYASILTNATVAKIGLALAVRSVLVMMPIPFLLRRLWFCLSNILSHSFCLHPDVMQLACSDRRINSAYGLFVVISTMGLDALLIVLSYVMIMMTVFSIASKEERLKALSTCVSHICAVLLFYIPMIGISMIHRFEERASPLVSILMADVYVLAPPVMNPIVYSVKTQQIRRRIVQRFQKKKIPDKGRLRGLVLTGPASEPSFIPA; from the coding sequence ATGGTGGCTTTCAATCACACCTCAGCCGGCCCTGCGGTATTCCTCCTGATGGGCATCCCGGGGCTAGAACAAGCCCACGGCTGGCTCGCCATCCCTTTGTGTGCCCTGTATATTGTGGCTGTCCTAGGGAACAGCATCATACTGTTAATTATACGGTCAGAGCCAAGCCTCCAacagcccatgtactatttcctgaGCATGCTGGCACTCACTGACCTGGGCCTGTCAGCTTCCACACTGCCCACAATGCTCAGCATCTTCCTCTTCAATTCCCAGGAGGTGAGTGTTGATGCCTGCTTTGCCCAGCTGTTCTCCATCCACACGTTCTCCATCATGGAGTCAGCCGTTCTGTTGGTTATGGCCTTTGACCGCTTTGTGGCCATCCACATGCCCCTGAGGTATGCCTCCATCTTAACCAACGCCACTGTTGCCAAGATAGGGCTGGCGTTGGCGGTGAGGAGTGTGCTCGTGATGATGCCAATCCCCTTTCTACTCCGGCGGCTATGGTTTTGTCTTTCCAACatcctctcccactccttctgCCTGCACCCAGATGTCATGCAACTGGCCTGCTCTGACAGGAGAATCAACAGCGCCTACGGCTTGTTTGTGGTCATCAGCACCATGGGCCTAGATGCGCTGCTCATCGTCCTGTCCTACGTGATGATCATGATGACTGTCTTTAGTATCGCCTCCAAAGAGGAGCGCCTCAAGGCTCTGAGCACCTGTGTCTCCCACATCTGTGCCGTCCTGCTCTTCTACATCCCCATGATTGGCATCTCTATGATCCACCGTTTCGAGGAACGTGCCTCTCCCCTCGTCTCCATCCTCATGGCTGACGTCTATGTGTTGGCCCCCCCGGTGATGAACCCCATTGTGTACAGCGTGAAGACACAGCAGATCCGCAGGAGAATAGTCCAGAGGTTCCAGAAGAAGAAGATCCCAGATaaagggaggctgagaggtctTGTTCTCACAGGACCTGCATCCGAGCCGTCGTTCATACCTGCCTAA
- the LOC102447449 gene encoding olfactory receptor 52D1-like, whose amino-acid sequence MTQIILICQSESLFSSGGQALKGHVHPRKKIDPLEIDLLVFDLAGLMYLEDSESNPHIGHLMSNFNLTSSDSSVFILMGIPDLEAAHIWIAIPFCVCYIISLLGNFLILFVVGKEQSLHTPMYLLLCMLALTDISTSSSVVPKALCILWFNLKDITMGGCLTQMFFLHMVIVMQSAVLSTMAFDRYVAICNPLRYATILTNARIAKLGLVGLVRAVLLVLPMPLRLSSLPFCANHIIRHTYCEHMSVAKISCGDITVSRMYGLGMILSVSGLDLMLIALSYGLIIRAVLKVSSKTAHQKALNTCTAHICVILVSYSSCLFSSLTQRFGQSIPSQAHVIIANVYLLVPSMFNPIIYGVKTKELRTKVSKYICRRCSSGANDPKPA is encoded by the exons ATGACACAGATCATCCTCATCTGTCAGTCGGAAAGTCTGTTCAGCTCAGGTGGCCAGGCACTGAAGGGACATGTCCACCCCAGGAAGAAGATCGACcctctggagattgatcttctagtatttgatttagcaggtctaat GTACCTGGAGGATTCTGAGTCCAATCCACACATCGGCCATCTCATGTCTAACTTCAACCTCACCTCTTCTGACTCTTCTGTATTCATCCTAATGGGCATTCCTGACCTGGAAGCAGCCCACATCTGGATTGCCATCCCGTTCTGTGTTTGCTACATTATCAGCTTGCTGGGAAATTTCCTGATTCTGTTTGTGGTAGGCAAAGAGCAGAGCCTGCACACACCAATGTACCTGCTACTCTGCATGCTGGCACTCACCGACATCAGCACATCTTCCTCTGTTGTGCCGAAAGCCCTGTGTATATTGTGGTTCAATCTGAAAGACATTACTATGGGaggctgcctcacccagatgttcttcctgCACATGGTTATTGTGATGCAATCAGCCGTTCTCAGCACTATGGCCTTCGATCGCTACGTTGCCATATGCAACCCTCTGAGATATGCCACCATCCTCACCAATGCACGCATAGCTAAGCTAGGGCTAGTGGGTTTAGTGAGAGCTGTTCTCTTGGTTTTGCCCATGCCTCTGCGCCTGAGCAGCCTGCCGTTCTGTGCCAACCACATTATCCGCCACACATACTGCGAGCACATGTCTGTGGCAAAGATCTCCTGTGGGGACATCACAGTCAGTCGGATGTATGGATTGGGGATGATATTATCAGTCTCTGGGTTAGATCTGATGCTCATTGCTCTGTCTTATGGACTGATCATCAGAGCTGTCCTCAAAGTCTCCTCCAAGACagcccaccagaaagccctcaacacctgcacAGCCCACATCTGTGTGATTCTGGTGTCTTActcttcctgcctcttctcctcTCTGACACAAAGGTTCGGCCAGAGCATCCCTTCTCAAGCACACGTCATTATCGCTAACGTCTATCTCCTTGTCCCTTCCATGTTCAACCCCATCATATATGGGGTCAAAACCAAAGAACTTCGCACCAAAGTGAGTAAATACATCTGCAGAAGGTGCTCATCTGGGGCCAACGACCCTAAACCTGCATAA